Proteins encoded together in one Chitinophaga lutea window:
- a CDS encoding polyprenyl synthetase family protein — MHSFKELLEKFEQQFGKRQFPEKPANLYDPAQYILGIGGKRVRPVLCLLGNELFDELHPDAYNAANAIELFHNFTLIHDDIMDKAPLRRGMPTVHTKYNDAAAILAGDVMLIHCYEYLNKINSKTRQKLVNVFNKAAREVCEGQQLDMDLEQMLPEQVNYADYVNMIALKTSVLLAASLQLGAIIGGGSEGNQHHLYEFGKNVGIAFQIQDDYLDAFGDPEKFGKQQGGDILINKKTFLLLKALELCSPAQKAHLHQLMDTNPDNKVAEVLQVFHDCRVDEWAEKEKERFSQAAYEHLDAIAVLSARKEPLKDLAGFLLTRQH; from the coding sequence ATGCATTCATTTAAAGAGTTACTGGAAAAGTTCGAACAACAATTTGGAAAAAGACAATTCCCGGAAAAACCTGCCAACTTATACGACCCGGCGCAATACATCCTGGGCATCGGTGGTAAAAGGGTGAGACCCGTATTGTGCCTGCTGGGCAATGAACTGTTTGATGAGCTGCATCCCGACGCTTACAATGCCGCCAACGCCATCGAGCTGTTCCATAATTTTACCTTGATACACGACGATATCATGGACAAGGCGCCCCTCCGCAGGGGCATGCCTACCGTGCATACCAAATATAATGATGCCGCCGCCATCCTGGCCGGCGACGTGATGCTGATCCACTGCTACGAATACCTGAACAAAATCAACAGCAAAACCCGCCAGAAACTCGTGAACGTATTCAACAAAGCCGCCCGCGAAGTATGCGAAGGGCAGCAGCTGGATATGGACCTGGAGCAGATGCTGCCGGAGCAGGTGAACTATGCGGACTATGTGAACATGATCGCCCTGAAAACCTCCGTGCTGCTGGCCGCCAGTCTCCAGCTCGGCGCCATCATCGGCGGGGGCAGCGAAGGCAACCAGCATCATCTGTACGAGTTCGGTAAAAACGTCGGTATCGCTTTCCAGATACAGGACGATTACCTCGACGCCTTCGGCGACCCGGAGAAATTCGGCAAACAGCAGGGCGGCGACATCCTCATCAACAAAAAAACATTCCTGCTGCTCAAGGCGCTGGAACTGTGCTCCCCCGCACAGAAAGCGCACCTGCACCAGCTGATGGATACCAACCCGGACAATAAAGTGGCGGAAGTGCTGCAGGTGTTCCACGACTGCCGTGTGGACGAATGGGCTGAAAAAGAAAAAGAACGTTTCAGCCAGGCCGCCTACGAGCACCTCGACGCCATCGCCGTATTGTCCGCCCGCAAGGAACCGCTCAAGGATCTCGCCGGTTTTCTTTTAACCCGGCAGCATTGA
- a CDS encoding DUF4959 domain-containing protein → MHSNHIFRQPLPLLVVAVCMLFACSKVVDYREPVSNDFTKPGVISNIKVTNFNGGAYITYNLPQSANILYVKADYLIDTKTGKKRQTKSSYYSDTITVEGFAEKSEYEVSLRTVSRSNVESDAVTVKVFPDTPVYRVVSKTIRMQPDFGGVNVQTSNVNKKPVGAILLYKPAGADKYSIYEQKFSDFAFNSFSSRGFDTLPKNFAVYITDQWGNNSDTLFQTIKPLFEEQLSKSKFFENLLPSDGKIGFGWVLSNLWNGRTDGSGWHTVQQNMPMPISCTFGLGVSAKLSRFKLDGRAGYEFAHGNPKVFSIWGSDKAAPADAVLPLSAEEGAQLGDWVNMGNYVWPGPPSGALASAPTATDRDVFKRGMEFNFPFTAPRVRFLRLSVSESWSGATFAHAMEITLFGNTK, encoded by the coding sequence ATGCATAGCAATCATATTTTCCGGCAGCCCCTCCCGTTATTGGTAGTGGCCGTATGCATGCTCTTTGCCTGCAGCAAAGTGGTAGACTACCGCGAGCCGGTATCGAACGATTTTACAAAGCCCGGCGTTATTTCCAATATCAAGGTGACGAACTTCAACGGCGGCGCGTACATCACGTATAATCTCCCCCAGTCGGCCAATATTCTCTACGTCAAGGCAGACTACCTGATCGACACGAAAACGGGTAAAAAAAGGCAGACCAAATCCAGCTATTACAGCGATACGATTACGGTGGAAGGATTTGCAGAAAAAAGTGAGTACGAAGTGAGCCTGCGGACGGTCAGCCGCTCCAACGTGGAATCCGACGCTGTGACCGTCAAGGTGTTCCCCGACACGCCGGTGTACAGGGTAGTTTCGAAAACCATCCGCATGCAGCCGGACTTCGGTGGCGTCAACGTACAAACCAGCAACGTCAATAAAAAACCGGTGGGCGCCATCCTGCTGTACAAACCGGCTGGTGCGGACAAGTATTCGATCTACGAGCAGAAGTTCAGCGATTTTGCTTTTAACAGTTTTTCTTCCCGTGGTTTCGATACCCTCCCCAAAAATTTCGCGGTATACATCACGGATCAATGGGGCAATAATTCCGACACCCTTTTTCAGACCATCAAGCCGTTGTTTGAAGAACAGCTGAGCAAAAGCAAGTTTTTCGAGAACCTGTTGCCCAGCGATGGTAAAATCGGTTTCGGCTGGGTGTTGAGCAATTTGTGGAACGGCAGAACAGACGGCAGCGGCTGGCACACCGTGCAGCAAAACATGCCGATGCCAATCAGTTGCACCTTCGGCCTCGGCGTATCCGCCAAGCTGAGCCGGTTCAAGCTCGATGGCCGCGCCGGCTACGAATTCGCGCACGGCAACCCGAAAGTGTTTTCCATATGGGGCTCCGATAAAGCTGCACCCGCGGACGCCGTGCTGCCACTCTCTGCGGAAGAAGGCGCACAACTGGGCGATTGGGTGAATATGGGCAATTATGTATGGCCCGGCCCGCCGTCAGGCGCCCTCGCCAGCGCGCCCACGGCTACAGACCGGGACGTGTTTAAGAGGGGCATGGAATTCAATTTCCCTTTTACCGCGCCAAGAGTAAGGTTCCTGCGGCTGTCGGTTTCCGAATCCTGGTCGGGCGCCACATTTGCGCATGCCATGGAAATCACGCTATTCGGCAACACGAAATAA
- a CDS encoding Smr/MutS family protein, which produces MKYTVGDKILMLHSKEEGTVVDIINDKMVMVEVGGTSFPVYLDQIDFPYFHRFTQKKAPLPKQRTPGEEIRRERPSGPQRPEKGMFLTMLPVFESDGYDEVVSTLKFHLLNETNKIFGFHFEIWLNNTLFLELKQEIHPFQHTYLADLDFDQLNDNPRFEFTFTPKDGDLTLAATYQKTWKVKAKQLFQQLGELQQKQQATINYTLFDKYPLRAETDAYGFSPVEKKKLSTLTSVQSVKNTTPVTAKLEVDLHIDKLTSEWKGLSNLEMLAIQLNEFQHQLDLAITQRQDKLIVIHGIGTGKLRDEVHEILKTTPEVKFFVNQYHPFYGYGATEIYFK; this is translated from the coding sequence ATGAAATATACAGTAGGCGATAAGATCCTGATGCTCCATTCCAAGGAAGAAGGAACGGTGGTGGATATCATCAACGATAAAATGGTGATGGTGGAAGTGGGCGGCACCAGCTTCCCGGTGTACCTCGACCAGATTGATTTCCCTTATTTTCACCGCTTTACCCAGAAAAAGGCCCCTTTGCCCAAACAAAGGACGCCGGGTGAGGAAATACGCCGGGAACGACCTTCCGGTCCGCAAAGGCCCGAAAAAGGCATGTTCCTGACCATGCTGCCGGTTTTCGAATCGGACGGCTACGACGAAGTGGTGTCTACCCTCAAATTCCACCTGCTCAACGAAACCAACAAAATATTCGGCTTCCATTTCGAAATCTGGCTGAACAACACCCTGTTCCTGGAGCTGAAACAGGAAATCCATCCTTTCCAGCATACCTACCTGGCCGACCTGGATTTTGACCAGCTGAACGACAACCCCCGGTTCGAGTTCACGTTCACGCCCAAAGACGGCGACCTTACCCTGGCCGCCACCTACCAGAAAACCTGGAAGGTGAAGGCGAAACAGCTGTTCCAGCAGCTGGGGGAATTGCAGCAGAAACAGCAGGCCACGATCAATTACACCCTGTTCGACAAATACCCGCTGCGCGCGGAAACCGACGCCTATGGCTTCAGCCCGGTGGAGAAGAAAAAACTCAGCACCCTTACCTCCGTACAGTCGGTGAAAAACACCACGCCCGTAACGGCCAAACTGGAAGTAGACCTTCATATCGACAAACTTACCAGCGAATGGAAGGGCCTCAGCAACCTCGAAATGCTGGCCATCCAGCTGAACGAGTTCCAGCACCAGCTGGACCTGGCGATTACACAACGGCAGGACAAACTCATCGTCATCCACGGCATCGGTACGGGCAAACTCCGCGATGAGGTGCATGAAATCCTCAAAACCACGCCGGAAGTGAAGTTTTTCGTGAACCAGTACCATCCTTTCTATGGTTACGGGGCTACTGAAATTTATTTTAAGTAA
- a CDS encoding DUF4998 domain-containing protein yields the protein MKQTIILLLCMSCLCTACMKDATKYKDLLHNKEIVYPGTVNKFRAFPGNLRVRLQWQPSPDPSITKYLIYWNNNDDSLLLDVSNRNTADSVNTVLTGLGEYVQNFILYTLDDKGNRSIGQSISGVRVFGPLFISSLVNRQIDASRPPKALNKYTYRLYLAKADTVLNINTQISYLDSLQQPQTLWVTAKTDSVQLELAKAGTKVALRSSYVPVHRAIDTFRVTYSDTVTLK from the coding sequence ATGAAACAAACTATCATCCTGCTGCTATGCATGTCGTGCCTGTGCACCGCCTGCATGAAAGACGCCACCAAATACAAAGACCTGTTGCATAACAAGGAAATTGTTTACCCGGGTACGGTCAACAAATTCCGCGCATTCCCGGGAAACCTGCGGGTACGGCTGCAATGGCAGCCCAGCCCCGATCCCAGCATCACAAAATATCTCATCTACTGGAACAACAACGACGACTCTCTGTTGCTCGACGTATCCAACCGCAATACCGCGGATTCCGTGAATACCGTATTGACCGGTTTGGGGGAATACGTACAGAACTTCATACTGTATACGCTCGACGATAAGGGAAACAGGTCGATCGGCCAGTCCATTTCCGGCGTAAGGGTTTTCGGGCCTTTATTCATTTCCTCGCTGGTAAACCGGCAGATCGACGCTTCCAGGCCGCCGAAGGCGCTGAATAAATACACCTACCGGCTGTACCTCGCCAAAGCGGATACCGTTCTGAACATCAATACGCAGATCAGCTATCTCGACAGCCTCCAGCAGCCGCAAACGTTATGGGTGACTGCGAAAACCGATTCCGTACAGCTGGAGCTTGCAAAGGCAGGCACGAAAGTGGCGCTGCGCTCCTCTTATGTGCCCGTTCACCGGGCCATCGATACCTTCAGGGTAACGTATTCAGACACGGTGACGTTGAAATAG
- the rnr gene encoding ribonuclease R: MTKKKKPKKDSSQKKTYKGIVDVTRSGMAFVAVEGLTSDILVKQKNLNTALDGDEVLVDVIHQGRNVGRMEGFVTDVLKRKKTEFTGTIQLSKTFAFLVPEKGAFLPDIYIPENSLKGAKDGDKAVVRIVAWGEKTRKPVGEIVEILDASDTNDLAMKEILIESGFPLQFPDEVLEELAAIKEEITEKEISQRKDFRKILTFTIDPVDAKDFDDALSIRKLKNGLYEIGVHIADVSQYVLPGTALDKEADRRATSVYLPDRVLPMLPEKISNELCSLRPHEDKLTFSAVFQMDEKAVVKQFWLGRTVIHSAHRFTYEEVQDIIESGEGPYDGEVLLLNNLAQTMRKKRFKEGAINFSSQEVRFRLDEHGKPIGVVVKESKEAHQLIEEFMLLANRTVAEYVSKQKVNKQPVPFPYRVHDTPDEEKMHVFAVFANKFGYKFDVNTPESIATSFNKMLQLVQGKPEQHVLETLGIRTMAKAVYTTENIGHYGLGFTYYCHFTSPIRRYPDVLVHRILEQCLAGEVKPDKLLEKRCKHSSDMERKAMEAERAGNKYKQVEYMQQFIGDTFDGVVSGVAHFGFWVETVDTKCEGLVSIHNMNEEFRHSETDYALVGQQTGRKIRIGDKVTIRVVAGNLAKRQLDYDLIEDLDDTTTVRKPAARPKTKARGEDRRGGAAKKGSRKPAGSREGAKTDKSKGKKKKK, from the coding sequence ATGACAAAGAAGAAAAAACCGAAGAAAGACAGCAGCCAGAAAAAAACATATAAAGGCATTGTAGACGTAACCCGCTCCGGGATGGCGTTTGTGGCCGTCGAAGGGCTCACCAGCGACATCCTGGTAAAACAGAAAAATCTCAACACGGCGCTGGACGGCGACGAGGTGCTGGTGGACGTTATCCACCAGGGCAGAAACGTCGGCCGCATGGAAGGATTTGTGACAGACGTGCTGAAACGCAAAAAAACGGAATTCACCGGCACCATCCAGCTCAGCAAAACCTTTGCTTTCCTGGTGCCTGAAAAAGGGGCCTTCCTGCCCGATATCTATATCCCAGAAAACTCCCTTAAAGGCGCCAAAGACGGCGATAAAGCCGTGGTCCGCATCGTGGCCTGGGGCGAAAAAACACGCAAGCCGGTGGGCGAGATCGTGGAAATCCTCGACGCCAGCGATACGAACGACCTGGCCATGAAGGAAATCCTCATCGAAAGCGGATTCCCGCTCCAATTCCCCGACGAAGTGCTGGAAGAACTGGCCGCCATCAAGGAGGAGATCACCGAGAAGGAAATCAGCCAGCGGAAAGATTTCCGCAAAATCCTCACCTTCACCATCGACCCGGTAGACGCCAAAGACTTCGACGATGCCCTTTCTATCCGCAAACTCAAAAACGGTTTGTACGAAATAGGGGTGCACATCGCCGATGTAAGCCAGTACGTGCTGCCCGGCACCGCGCTCGACAAGGAAGCGGACCGCCGCGCTACCTCCGTGTACCTGCCGGACAGGGTGTTGCCCATGCTCCCCGAAAAAATATCGAACGAGCTTTGTTCGCTCCGCCCGCATGAAGACAAACTCACTTTCTCCGCCGTGTTCCAGATGGACGAAAAGGCGGTGGTGAAACAGTTCTGGCTCGGCCGCACCGTGATCCATTCCGCGCACCGCTTCACTTATGAAGAGGTGCAGGACATCATCGAAAGCGGCGAAGGCCCGTACGACGGCGAGGTGCTGCTGCTCAACAACCTGGCGCAGACCATGCGCAAAAAACGCTTCAAGGAAGGGGCCATCAACTTTTCGTCGCAGGAAGTACGCTTCCGCCTCGACGAACACGGCAAGCCCATCGGCGTTGTGGTGAAGGAAAGCAAGGAAGCGCATCAACTGATCGAGGAATTCATGCTGCTGGCCAACCGCACCGTTGCGGAGTATGTCAGCAAACAGAAAGTCAATAAACAGCCCGTGCCGTTCCCGTACCGCGTGCATGATACGCCGGACGAAGAAAAGATGCACGTGTTCGCCGTGTTCGCCAACAAGTTCGGGTACAAGTTCGATGTGAACACGCCCGAGAGCATTGCGACCTCTTTCAATAAAATGCTGCAGCTGGTGCAGGGCAAGCCCGAACAGCACGTGCTGGAAACGCTGGGCATCCGCACCATGGCCAAGGCCGTATACACCACCGAAAATATCGGGCACTATGGTTTGGGTTTTACGTATTATTGCCACTTTACATCGCCCATCCGCCGGTACCCTGACGTACTGGTGCATCGCATCCTGGAACAGTGCCTTGCCGGTGAGGTGAAGCCGGACAAGCTGCTCGAGAAACGCTGCAAACACTCGTCAGACATGGAACGCAAGGCCATGGAAGCCGAACGGGCGGGCAACAAATACAAGCAGGTGGAATACATGCAGCAGTTCATCGGCGATACGTTCGACGGTGTGGTGAGCGGCGTGGCGCATTTCGGGTTCTGGGTGGAAACCGTGGATACCAAGTGCGAAGGCCTGGTGAGCATCCATAACATGAACGAAGAGTTCCGGCATTCGGAGACCGACTATGCGCTCGTGGGCCAGCAGACCGGCCGCAAGATCCGTATCGGCGACAAGGTGACCATCCGCGTGGTAGCCGGCAACCTGGCCAAACGCCAGCTCGATTACGACCTGATAGAAGATCTCGATGATACCACCACCGTCCGTAAACCGGCCGCGCGGCCCAAAACAAAAGCCCGCGGCGAGGACCGCAGGGGCGGGGCCGCGAAAAAGGGAAGCCGCAAACCGGCCGGCAGCCGCGAAGGGGCGAAAACAGACAAATCAAAAGGGAAGAAGAAAAAGAAGTAA
- a CDS encoding DoxX family protein gives MNLVNRIERWGDTHHPKWIDGLRILLGLVLIWKGVQFVNNIDLLTAQIDRYPFLTAMSFWLAHIIVFAHFVGGLFITLGLLTRVGVIANLPILIGAVFFVGSSTNLFAVHSEMILSLVVLFLLCFFLVEGSGPISVDEYMRRHPEKKEA, from the coding sequence ATGAACCTCGTGAATCGTATAGAACGCTGGGGTGATACGCATCATCCTAAATGGATCGATGGCTTGAGAATCTTGCTGGGCCTCGTTCTTATATGGAAAGGTGTACAGTTCGTCAATAACATTGACCTGCTGACGGCGCAAATCGACCGGTATCCCTTCCTCACGGCAATGTCTTTCTGGCTGGCTCATATCATCGTTTTCGCCCACTTCGTAGGCGGTCTTTTTATCACCCTGGGGCTGCTCACCCGTGTAGGCGTGATCGCCAACCTGCCCATCCTGATCGGGGCGGTATTTTTTGTAGGTTCTTCCACCAATCTTTTTGCCGTACATTCCGAAATGATACTATCGCTGGTCGTATTGTTCCTGCTGTGTTTCTTCCTCGTGGAAGGCAGCGGGCCCATTTCCGTGGATGAATACATGCGGCGGCACCCGGAGAAAAAAGAAGCATAG
- a CDS encoding amino acid permease: MSNSLFRKKSLAAIMNDAREGASDAHGGGLRKVLNVRDLTLMGVAAVIGAGIFSTIGQAAYNGGPGVIFLFILTAVTCGFTALCYAEFASRVPVAGSAYTYSYVTFGELAAWIIGWALILEYSIGNIVVAISWSSYFNNVLEGMNVHLPAWLTTDYQTAKAAYELAVKNNTAVDQMAYATAPMLGNWRVILNVPAFLIVVLITIVAYVGISESKRSANAMVGLKIVVLLVVILIGVFYINTDNWTPFMPNKFEGVLKGVSSVFFAYIGFDAISTTAEESANPQRDMPRAMIYSLIICTVIYVVVTLVITGMVNYSEFNHISDPLAYVFDKLQMEKIGYVISISAVVAATSVILVFQIGQPRIWMSMSRDGLLPKKFAKVHPKYHTPGFSTIVTGFIVAIPSLFVESGIVTDLTSIGTLFAFVLVCGGVLLLPKAEPGTKKFNLPYVDGRFIVPALFLIFCFFFRDKISDTFVNISTIAHERVLFLIFLILTALITVATAVKRYSLIPVLGMLCCLYLMIEIPVRSWVVFFGWMGAGLIVYFLYGYWKSKLAKQS; this comes from the coding sequence ATGTCTAATTCGCTTTTCAGGAAAAAGTCACTGGCCGCTATCATGAACGACGCCCGGGAGGGTGCTTCCGACGCGCACGGCGGCGGGCTGAGAAAGGTGCTGAACGTGCGCGACCTCACGTTAATGGGGGTGGCGGCCGTGATCGGCGCCGGTATCTTTTCGACGATCGGCCAGGCTGCTTACAACGGCGGCCCAGGGGTGATTTTCCTCTTTATTCTGACCGCCGTCACCTGCGGCTTTACCGCGCTCTGTTATGCCGAGTTCGCTTCGCGGGTGCCCGTAGCCGGCAGCGCCTATACGTATTCGTACGTGACCTTCGGGGAGCTGGCCGCCTGGATCATCGGCTGGGCGCTCATCCTCGAATATTCCATCGGCAACATCGTGGTGGCTATTTCCTGGAGCAGTTATTTTAACAACGTGCTGGAGGGGATGAACGTGCATCTGCCCGCCTGGCTCACTACGGACTACCAGACCGCCAAAGCCGCCTACGAACTGGCGGTGAAAAACAATACGGCCGTGGATCAGATGGCCTACGCCACCGCGCCCATGCTCGGTAACTGGCGTGTGATCCTGAACGTGCCCGCATTCCTCATCGTGGTGCTCATCACCATCGTGGCGTACGTGGGCATCAGCGAAAGCAAGCGCAGCGCCAACGCCATGGTGGGCCTGAAGATCGTGGTGCTGCTGGTGGTGATACTCATCGGCGTGTTTTATATCAATACCGATAACTGGACGCCCTTCATGCCCAATAAATTCGAAGGCGTGCTCAAAGGCGTATCGTCGGTGTTTTTTGCGTATATCGGGTTTGATGCGATTTCCACCACCGCGGAGGAAAGCGCCAACCCGCAGCGCGACATGCCCCGCGCCATGATCTACTCCCTGATCATCTGTACCGTGATCTATGTTGTGGTGACGCTCGTGATCACGGGCATGGTGAACTATTCCGAGTTCAATCACATTTCCGATCCGCTGGCATACGTATTCGATAAGCTGCAGATGGAAAAGATAGGCTATGTGATCTCCATCAGCGCCGTGGTAGCCGCTACCAGCGTGATCCTCGTGTTCCAGATCGGGCAGCCCCGCATCTGGATGAGCATGAGCCGCGACGGGCTGCTGCCGAAGAAGTTCGCCAAAGTGCATCCCAAATACCACACGCCCGGATTTTCCACCATCGTGACCGGTTTCATCGTGGCCATTCCCTCGCTGTTCGTGGAAAGCGGCATTGTGACCGACCTCACCAGCATCGGCACCCTGTTCGCCTTTGTGCTGGTATGCGGCGGCGTATTGCTGCTGCCGAAGGCAGAGCCCGGCACCAAGAAGTTCAACCTCCCGTACGTCGACGGGCGTTTCATCGTACCGGCGCTGTTCCTGATATTCTGCTTTTTTTTCCGCGACAAGATCAGCGATACCTTCGTCAACATCTCTACCATCGCCCATGAGCGCGTCCTGTTCCTCATCTTTTTGATACTGACGGCCCTCATTACCGTGGCTACGGCGGTGAAGCGGTATTCCCTCATTCCCGTGCTGGGCATGCTCTGCTGTTTGTACCTGATGATCGAAATTCCCGTGCGCAGCTGGGTGGTGTTCTTCGGATGGATGGGAGCGGGGCTGATCGTTTATTTCCTCTACGGTTACTGGAAGAGCAAACTCGCGAAACAATCCTGA